A genome region from Pseudomonas pergaminensis includes the following:
- a CDS encoding metalloregulator ArsR/SmtB family transcription factor, whose protein sequence is MSDLISPPTLFKCLADATRARLTLLILREGELCVCELIHALDDSQPKISRHLAQLRSCGLLLDRRQGQWIYYRINPALPEWVTEVLHTTLQANQPWLHNDAQRLDAMGDRPQRASTCC, encoded by the coding sequence ATGTCGGACCTCATCTCCCCACCCACCCTCTTCAAATGCCTGGCCGATGCCACCCGGGCACGCCTGACGCTATTGATCCTGCGTGAAGGCGAACTTTGCGTGTGCGAACTGATCCATGCCTTGGATGACAGCCAGCCCAAGATCTCCCGGCACCTCGCGCAACTGCGCAGTTGCGGGTTGCTGCTGGATCGTCGTCAAGGTCAATGGATCTACTACCGCATCAACCCGGCATTGCCCGAGTGGGTAACCGAAGTGCTGCATACCACCCTACAAGCCAACCAGCCATGGTTGCACAACGACGCGCAGCGTCTGGATGCAATGGGCGACAGACCACAACGGGCCAGCACCTGCTGCTGA
- a CDS encoding arsenic transporter produces MLVAIAIFIFTIVLVIWQPKGLGVGWSATMGAILALACGVISLADIPVVWHIIWNATGTFVALIVISLLLDEAGFFAWTALHVARWGRGRGRRLFAYMVLLGALVSALFANDGAALILTPIVMSMLLALRFSPAATLAFVMGAGFIADTASLPLVVSNLVNIVSADYFKIGFNEYAAVMVPVNFVSVAATLAVLLWFFRRDIPQTYDPADLEDPASAIHDRATFRAGWWVLGILLLGCFALEPLGIPISAISAVCAVLLLVIAAKGHKISTRKVLKEAPWQIVIFSLGMYLVVYGLRNAGLTTYLATWLDTFATYGVWGAAMGTGVLTALLSSAMNNLPTVLIGALSIESSHAVGVVKDAMIYANVIGSDLGPKITPIGSLATLLWLHILARKGITITWGYYFKVGIVLTLPVLLITLAALALRLSF; encoded by the coding sequence ATGCTTGTCGCTATTGCCATTTTCATCTTCACCATCGTCCTGGTCATCTGGCAGCCCAAAGGTTTGGGCGTCGGCTGGAGCGCCACGATGGGCGCGATCCTGGCCCTCGCCTGCGGCGTGATCAGCCTGGCTGACATTCCCGTGGTGTGGCACATCATCTGGAATGCCACCGGGACCTTTGTCGCGCTGATCGTCATCAGCCTGTTGCTGGACGAGGCCGGTTTCTTTGCCTGGACCGCCCTGCATGTGGCGCGCTGGGGGCGCGGACGCGGCCGGCGATTGTTTGCCTATATGGTGCTGCTGGGGGCGCTGGTGTCGGCGCTGTTCGCCAACGACGGCGCGGCACTGATCCTTACACCGATCGTCATGTCGATGCTGCTGGCCCTGCGCTTTTCCCCTGCGGCGACCCTGGCGTTCGTCATGGGCGCGGGCTTTATCGCCGACACGGCGAGCCTGCCGCTGGTGGTGTCGAACCTGGTGAATATCGTCTCGGCGGATTACTTCAAGATCGGCTTTAACGAATACGCCGCCGTGATGGTGCCGGTGAATTTCGTCAGCGTCGCGGCCACGCTGGCTGTGCTGCTGTGGTTCTTCCGTCGTGATATCCCGCAGACCTACGACCCCGCGGACCTCGAAGACCCCGCCAGCGCCATCCACGACCGCGCCACCTTCCGCGCCGGCTGGTGGGTGCTGGGCATCCTGTTGCTCGGCTGCTTTGCCCTGGAACCGCTGGGCATTCCGATCAGCGCGATTTCCGCCGTGTGCGCCGTGCTCCTGCTGGTGATCGCGGCCAAGGGCCACAAAATCTCCACGCGCAAAGTGCTGAAGGAAGCACCGTGGCAGATCGTGATCTTTTCCCTCGGCATGTACCTGGTGGTCTACGGCTTGCGTAACGCCGGCCTCACCACCTACCTGGCGACCTGGCTCGATACCTTCGCCACTTACGGAGTGTGGGGCGCGGCCATGGGCACCGGCGTGCTGACGGCGTTGCTGTCCTCGGCGATGAACAACCTGCCGACGGTGTTGATCGGCGCGCTGTCGATCGAGTCCAGCCATGCCGTGGGCGTGGTCAAGGACGCGATGATCTACGCCAACGTGATCGGCAGTGACCTGGGCCCAAAAATCACCCCCATCGGCAGCCTGGCCACCTTGTTGTGGCTGCACATCCTGGCGCGCAAGGGCATCACCATCACCTGGGGCTACTACTTCAAGGTCGGCATCGTGCTGACCCTGCCGGTGCTGTTGATCACCCTTGCCGCCCTCGCCTTGCGCCTGAGTTTCTAA
- a CDS encoding arsenate reductase ArsC, with product MKVLFMCTANSCRSILSEAMFNHLAPEGFEAISSGSFPKGQVLPRSLSTLQAAGISTEGLYSKGNDAFEGSPPDVVITVCDKAAGEACPVYFGPAVKAHWGLEDPSDVQGDDASVQAAFDATLKTIATRCRAFFVLPFGELSPADLKAELARIAQL from the coding sequence ATGAAAGTCCTGTTCATGTGTACCGCCAACAGCTGCCGCAGCATCTTGTCCGAAGCCATGTTCAACCACCTGGCGCCGGAAGGCTTCGAAGCGATCAGCTCCGGCAGTTTTCCCAAGGGCCAGGTGTTGCCACGTAGCTTGAGCACGTTGCAAGCGGCCGGGATCAGTACCGAAGGGTTGTACAGCAAGGGCAACGATGCCTTTGAAGGCAGCCCGCCGGATGTGGTGATTACGGTGTGCGACAAGGCCGCCGGCGAAGCCTGCCCGGTGTACTTCGGGCCGGCCGTGAAGGCGCACTGGGGGTTGGAAGACCCGTCGGACGTCCAGGGTGACGACGCCAGTGTGCAAGCGGCATTCGACGCCACACTGAAGACCATCGCCACACGCTGCAGGGCGTTCTTCGTCCTGCCCTTCGGCGAACTCAGCCCTGCCGACCTCAAGGCGGAACTCGCGCGCATTGCGCAGTTGTAA
- the arsH gene encoding arsenical resistance protein ArsH, producing the protein MTTLPNLDLSLVDSKPASPDQPPRILLLYGSTRERSFSRLLVEEAARLLQHFGAHTRIFNPSGLPLPDDAPSDHPKVQELLKLMQWSEGQVWCSPERHGSMSAVFKAQLDWVPLTLGAVRPTQGKTLAVMQVSGGSQSFNTVNQLRVLGRWMRMFTIPNQSSVPKAFMEFDEQDRMKPSALYDRVVDVMEELVRFTLLLRDRPDLVDRYSERKESAGELSRRVNQRSI; encoded by the coding sequence ATGACGACGCTGCCCAATCTGGACCTGTCCCTGGTCGACTCAAAACCGGCCAGCCCGGACCAGCCGCCGCGCATCCTGCTGCTCTACGGCTCGACCCGCGAACGCTCGTTCAGCCGCCTGCTGGTGGAAGAAGCCGCACGGCTGTTGCAGCACTTCGGCGCGCATACCCGCATCTTCAACCCCAGCGGCCTGCCATTGCCGGATGACGCGCCCAGCGACCACCCCAAGGTGCAGGAACTGCTGAAACTGATGCAGTGGTCCGAAGGCCAGGTGTGGTGCTCGCCCGAGCGGCATGGCTCGATGTCGGCGGTGTTCAAGGCGCAACTGGACTGGGTGCCCTTGACCCTGGGCGCGGTCCGCCCGACCCAGGGCAAGACCCTGGCGGTGATGCAAGTGTCCGGCGGCTCCCAGTCCTTCAACACCGTCAACCAGCTGCGGGTGCTGGGGCGCTGGATGCGCATGTTCACCATCCCCAACCAGTCCTCGGTACCCAAGGCCTTCATGGAGTTCGATGAACAGGACCGCATGAAACCCTCGGCGCTTTATGATCGGGTCGTCGATGTAATGGAAGAACTGGTGCGCTTCACCCTGCTGCTGCGCGACCGTCCCGACCTGGTGGACCGTTACTCGGAACGCAAGGAAAGCGCCGGTGAACTGTCGCGCCGGGTCAATCAACGGTCGATTTGA
- a CDS encoding helix-turn-helix transcriptional regulator — translation MSAVQHAWLGNYEVSSTTCTGLTFARHSHDECVIGVNLAGEEKVWLDRREFHAGPGSITLYNPGQIQGGGAADGAPWHFVSLYATADQLAADLGLMHLEFDRALCVQPELALRLAAAIKGALNGDTLVRDVNEDALVLLLAEVVNISGVRLPGTASPGKPLISRAQALLAEHLHQPLTLDHLGGELGLSKFHLLRAFQKETGLTPREWAMQLRTRRAKGLLRKGVPAGEAAHDLGFADQSHLNRHFRAAYGITPGHYQSTVKR, via the coding sequence ATGAGCGCCGTGCAACACGCCTGGCTGGGCAACTATGAAGTCAGCAGCACCACCTGCACCGGCCTGACTTTTGCCCGCCACAGCCATGATGAATGTGTGATCGGCGTGAACCTGGCAGGCGAGGAAAAGGTCTGGCTGGATCGTCGCGAGTTCCACGCCGGCCCAGGCTCCATCACCCTGTACAACCCCGGTCAGATTCAAGGCGGCGGTGCGGCCGATGGTGCGCCCTGGCACTTTGTGAGCCTGTACGCCACGGCGGATCAATTGGCGGCGGACCTGGGGCTGATGCATCTGGAATTTGACCGTGCCTTATGTGTTCAGCCCGAGCTTGCCCTGCGACTGGCCGCCGCGATCAAGGGGGCGCTAAACGGTGACACGCTGGTTCGCGACGTGAATGAAGATGCCTTGGTGCTGCTGTTGGCAGAGGTCGTGAACATCAGCGGCGTACGTCTGCCCGGCACCGCCAGCCCCGGCAAACCCCTGATCAGCCGCGCCCAGGCATTACTCGCCGAACACCTGCATCAACCCCTGACCCTGGACCACCTGGGCGGCGAACTGGGGTTGTCCAAATTCCACCTGCTGCGTGCCTTCCAGAAAGAAACCGGGCTGACGCCCCGGGAGTGGGCCATGCAGTTGCGTACCCGTCGCGCCAAAGGCCTGTTGCGCAAAGGGGTTCCCGCCGGCGAGGCGGCCCACGACCTGGGCTTCGCCGACCAGAGTCACCTGAACCGGCATTTCCGGGCGGCCTACGGCATCACTCCTGGCCACTATCAAAGCACCGTGAAGCGCTGA
- a CDS encoding LysE family transporter, which yields MLTIFFYALIFGFVFCLSPGAVLAETLRRGLLHGFTPALLVQFGSLVGDAVWAVIGLTGIALLIQHDTVRVPLTVVCALYLAWLGVRSLIDAWHLPQPDSAPASTRQNALAVGAAISLANPKNIVYWGALGSALSGIVGTTPSHGQTLMFFAGFMLASILSCFLIAALVNLLRQNASPTWQRISYAACGLVLIYLALLAWQGL from the coding sequence ATGCTGACGATCTTTTTTTATGCACTGATATTCGGTTTTGTGTTTTGCCTCTCCCCCGGCGCCGTGCTCGCGGAGACCCTGCGCCGTGGCTTGCTGCATGGCTTTACACCCGCCCTGCTGGTGCAGTTCGGCTCATTGGTGGGCGATGCCGTGTGGGCGGTGATCGGCCTGACCGGGATCGCCCTGCTGATCCAGCATGACACGGTGCGTGTGCCGTTGACGGTGGTGTGTGCGTTGTACCTGGCCTGGCTGGGCGTACGCAGCCTGATCGATGCCTGGCACCTGCCACAACCGGACAGCGCGCCGGCCAGCACTCGGCAAAATGCCCTGGCGGTAGGCGCTGCAATTTCCCTGGCCAACCCGAAGAACATCGTCTACTGGGGCGCACTGGGCAGTGCGCTGTCGGGGATTGTCGGCACCACGCCCAGCCACGGGCAGACGCTGATGTTCTTTGCCGGGTTCATGCTCGCGTCGATCTTGTCATGCTTTCTGATTGCCGCTCTGGTGAACCTGTTGCGGCAGAACGCCTCGCCCACTTGGCAGCGCATCAGTTATGCCGCCTGTGGGCTGGTGCTGATCTACCTGGCGCTGCTGGCCTGGCAAGGCCTCTGA
- a CDS encoding MFS transporter — protein sequence MFDVLSNKTYRRLFFAQVIALIGTGLTTVALGLLAFELAGDQAGTVLGTALAIKMVAYIGVAPVAAAFAERLPRRAMLLGLDLTRALVALALPFVTEVWQVYLLIFVLQSASAAFTPTFQATIPDILTDEVQYTKALSLARLAYDLESVASPILAAMLLSVISFHSLFAGTSIGFLVSALLVSSVLLPQARMALRRGIYDRTTRGLRIFLATPRLRGLLALNLAVAAASAMVIVNSVVLVQSGFALPQRFTAFALAAFGTGSMMAALVLPRLLARLNDRAAMLSGGGLLILGLSVGVYLSEYRQMLVLWWVLGLGYSLAQTPGGRLLRRSAHAEDRPALFAAQFALSHSCWLVTYPLAGWLSANFGMAQTFASLAFVATLALIACASLWRPEHEQASVAHEHHDLPAGHPHLLHHHAGVHGHAYVIDDLHRRWPA from the coding sequence ATGTTCGACGTGCTCAGCAATAAAACCTACCGTCGCCTGTTCTTCGCCCAGGTGATAGCCCTGATCGGCACCGGCTTGACCACCGTCGCTCTGGGGTTGCTGGCGTTCGAGCTGGCAGGTGACCAGGCCGGCACCGTGCTGGGGACCGCATTGGCGATCAAGATGGTGGCCTATATCGGGGTGGCGCCAGTGGCGGCCGCCTTTGCCGAGCGCTTGCCGCGCCGGGCGATGCTGCTGGGCCTGGACCTGACACGCGCGCTGGTCGCGCTGGCGTTGCCCTTCGTCACAGAGGTGTGGCAGGTCTACCTGCTGATTTTTGTGCTGCAGTCGGCTTCGGCGGCCTTCACGCCGACCTTCCAGGCGACCATCCCCGACATCCTCACCGATGAGGTGCAGTACACCAAGGCGCTGTCTCTGGCGCGCCTGGCCTATGACCTGGAAAGTGTGGCCAGCCCGATCCTGGCGGCGATGCTGTTGAGCGTCATCAGCTTTCACAGCCTGTTCGCCGGGACCTCGATAGGGTTTCTGGTCTCGGCCCTGCTGGTGTCGTCGGTGCTCTTGCCCCAGGCGCGGATGGCGCTGCGGCGCGGTATCTATGACCGCACCACCCGTGGCCTGCGGATATTCCTGGCAACGCCGCGCCTGCGCGGTCTGCTGGCACTGAACCTGGCGGTGGCGGCTGCCAGTGCGATGGTCATCGTCAACAGCGTGGTGTTGGTGCAATCCGGGTTTGCCTTGCCGCAACGCTTCACGGCGTTTGCGCTGGCCGCGTTCGGCACCGGCTCGATGATGGCGGCGCTGGTGTTGCCAAGGTTGCTTGCGCGTCTCAACGACCGCGCGGCCATGCTGTCGGGCGGTGGGTTGCTGATCCTGGGGCTCAGTGTGGGCGTCTACCTGTCTGAATACCGGCAAATGCTGGTGCTGTGGTGGGTGCTGGGGCTGGGCTATTCCCTGGCGCAGACCCCGGGCGGGCGCTTGCTGCGCCGCTCAGCCCATGCCGAGGACCGGCCGGCGCTGTTTGCCGCGCAATTCGCCTTGTCGCATAGCTGCTGGCTGGTGACATACCCCTTGGCCGGTTGGCTCAGCGCCAACTTCGGCATGGCGCAGACATTTGCCAGCCTCGCCTTCGTGGCCACCCTGGCTTTGATCGCATGCGCCAGTCTGTGGCGACCGGAACACGAGCAGGCAAGCGTGGCGCACGAACACCACGACCTGCCCGCCGGCCATCCGCACCTGCTGCACCATCACGCCGGCGTGCATGGGCATGCCTATGTGATCGATGACCTGCACCGCCGCTGGCCGGCCTGA
- a CDS encoding metal-sensing transcriptional repressor, producing the protein MSEHVHQTHDAIVKRLKRAEGHLRSITSMIEARRPCVDIAQQLHAVEKAICQAKRTLIQDHLDHCLEDSVTLDSLASLAELKQLTKYL; encoded by the coding sequence ATGAGCGAACATGTCCACCAAACCCATGACGCCATCGTCAAACGCCTCAAGCGTGCCGAAGGCCATTTGCGCAGCATCACCAGCATGATCGAGGCGCGGCGCCCGTGCGTGGATATCGCCCAGCAACTGCATGCGGTGGAGAAGGCGATCTGCCAGGCCAAGCGCACGCTGATCCAGGACCATCTCGACCATTGCCTGGAAGACAGCGTGACGCTGGATAGCCTGGCCTCGCTGGCTGAGCTCAAGCAACTGACCAAATACCTGTAG
- the mgtA gene encoding magnesium-translocating P-type ATPase, giving the protein MSAVKNAPLNKKSSSHTDTRLSMRAAREAQNGLSATLANVRATKDGLTELDAQARLQREGYNEVAHDKPPHAIVQFLQALNNPFIYVLLTLGGISFFTDCWLPMQEGEDADPTKVIIIMTMVLLSSLLRFWQEHRSAKSAEALKAMVRTTATVLRREQVGSQPTLREVPMRELVAGDIVQLSAGDMIPADIRLIESRDLFISQAVLTGEALPVEKYDTLGDVTQKSASAMAADQGNLLDLPNICFMGTNVVSGRAQAVVVATGARTYFGSLAKAIVGSRVQTAFDRGVNSVSWLLIRFMLVMVPIVFLLNGFSKGDWGDAFLFALAVAVGLTPEMLPMIVSANLAKGATAMAKRKVVVKRLNAIQNFGSMDVLCTDKTGTLTQDKIILEHHVNAFGQRDDAVLSLAWLNSHHQSGMKNLMDQAVVEFSERNPKFQVPFAYSKVDELPFDFVRRRLSIVVKDAADDQLLVCKGAVEEMLSISTHVMEAGAAVPLDDRRREELLAIANDYNEDGFRVLVVATRHIPKSLARQQYTTADERNLVIQGFLTFLDPPKETAGPAIAALQQIGVAIKVLTGDNAVVTSKICRQVGLDPGQPLLGTEIEAMDDATLLRRVEERTVFAKLTPLQKSRVLKALQANGHTVGFLGDGINDAPALRDADVGISVDTATDIAKESADIILLEKSLMVLEEGVLKGRETFGNIMKYLNMTASSNFGNVFSVLVASAFIPFLPMLSIHLLLQNLMYDISQLALPWDKMDKEYLAKPRKWDAKNIGRFMIWIGPTSSIFDITTFALMWYVFAANSVEMQTLFQSGWFIEGLLSQTLVVHMLRTRKVPFFQSTAAWPVLMMTCVVIVLGIYVPFSPLGTLVGLQPLPMAYFPWLVGTLLSYCCVAQLMKTIYIRRFKQWY; this is encoded by the coding sequence ATGAGCGCCGTAAAAAACGCCCCATTGAACAAAAAGAGCAGCAGCCACACCGACACCAGACTGTCGATGCGCGCCGCCCGCGAAGCCCAGAACGGATTGTCGGCCACCTTGGCCAACGTCCGCGCCACCAAGGACGGCCTCACCGAGCTGGACGCCCAGGCGCGCCTGCAACGCGAAGGCTACAACGAAGTTGCCCATGACAAGCCGCCTCACGCCATCGTGCAGTTCCTGCAGGCACTGAACAACCCATTCATCTATGTGCTGCTGACCCTGGGCGGTATCAGCTTCTTCACTGACTGCTGGCTGCCGATGCAGGAAGGCGAAGACGCCGACCCGACCAAAGTCATCATCATCATGACCATGGTATTGCTCAGCAGCCTGCTGCGCTTCTGGCAGGAACACCGCTCGGCCAAATCCGCCGAAGCCCTCAAGGCCATGGTCCGCACCACGGCCACCGTGCTGCGCCGTGAGCAAGTGGGCTCGCAACCGACCCTGCGTGAAGTGCCGATGCGCGAGCTGGTGGCCGGCGATATCGTGCAGCTGTCGGCCGGCGACATGATCCCGGCCGATATCCGCCTGATCGAGTCCCGTGACCTGTTCATCAGCCAGGCGGTGCTGACCGGCGAAGCCTTGCCGGTGGAAAAGTACGACACCCTCGGCGATGTCACACAGAAATCCGCCAGCGCCATGGCCGCCGACCAGGGCAACCTGCTGGACCTGCCCAACATCTGCTTCATGGGCACCAACGTGGTCAGCGGTCGGGCACAGGCTGTCGTCGTGGCCACCGGGGCACGCACCTACTTTGGCTCCCTGGCCAAGGCGATTGTCGGCTCGCGGGTGCAAACCGCGTTCGACCGCGGCGTGAACAGCGTCAGTTGGTTGCTGATCCGCTTCATGCTGGTGATGGTGCCGATCGTGTTCCTGCTCAATGGCTTCTCCAAGGGTGATTGGGGGGATGCGTTCCTGTTTGCCCTGGCAGTTGCCGTAGGCCTCACCCCGGAAATGCTGCCGATGATCGTCAGCGCCAACCTGGCCAAGGGCGCCACGGCCATGGCCAAGCGCAAAGTGGTGGTCAAGCGCCTCAACGCGATCCAGAACTTCGGTTCGATGGATGTGCTGTGCACCGACAAGACCGGCACCCTGACCCAGGACAAGATCATCCTCGAACACCACGTCAACGCCTTCGGCCAACGTGACGACGCCGTGCTGTCCCTGGCCTGGCTCAACAGCCATCACCAGAGCGGCATGAAAAACCTGATGGACCAGGCGGTGGTGGAGTTCTCGGAACGTAATCCGAAGTTCCAGGTGCCGTTTGCCTATAGCAAAGTGGATGAGTTGCCGTTCGACTTCGTCCGCCGTCGCCTGTCGATCGTGGTCAAGGATGCCGCCGACGATCAACTGCTGGTGTGCAAAGGCGCCGTGGAAGAGATGCTGAGCATTTCCACGCATGTGATGGAAGCCGGCGCTGCGGTGCCACTGGATGATCGTCGCCGCGAGGAACTGCTGGCGATCGCCAACGACTACAACGAGGACGGTTTCCGCGTGCTGGTAGTGGCGACCCGTCACATCCCTAAATCCCTGGCGCGTCAGCAGTACACCACGGCCGATGAGCGCAACCTGGTGATTCAGGGCTTCCTGACCTTCCTTGATCCACCGAAGGAAACCGCCGGCCCTGCGATTGCCGCGCTGCAACAGATTGGCGTGGCGATCAAAGTGCTCACCGGCGATAACGCCGTGGTCACCAGCAAGATCTGCCGCCAGGTCGGCCTCGATCCAGGCCAGCCGTTGCTGGGCACCGAAATCGAAGCGATGGACGACGCGACGCTGCTGCGCCGCGTGGAAGAACGTACCGTGTTTGCCAAGCTGACACCGCTGCAGAAATCCCGGGTGCTCAAGGCGCTGCAAGCCAACGGCCACACCGTGGGCTTCCTCGGTGACGGGATCAACGATGCACCGGCGCTGCGTGATGCCGACGTGGGAATCTCGGTCGACACCGCCACCGATATCGCCAAGGAATCAGCCGATATCATCCTGCTGGAAAAGAGCCTGATGGTGCTGGAAGAAGGTGTGCTCAAGGGCCGCGAAACCTTCGGCAATATCATGAAGTACCTGAACATGACCGCCAGCTCCAACTTCGGCAACGTGTTCTCGGTGCTGGTGGCCAGTGCGTTCATTCCGTTCCTGCCGATGCTGTCGATCCACCTGCTGCTGCAGAACCTGATGTACGACATCTCCCAGCTGGCGTTGCCATGGGACAAGATGGACAAGGAATACCTGGCCAAGCCGCGCAAGTGGGATGCGAAAAACATCGGCCGCTTCATGATCTGGATCGGGCCGACTTCCTCGATCTTCGACATCACCACCTTTGCGCTGATGTGGTACGTGTTCGCCGCCAACAGCGTCGAGATGCAGACCCTGTTCCAGTCCGGCTGGTTCATCGAGGGCCTGCTCTCGCAAACCCTGGTGGTGCACATGTTGCGCACCCGCAAGGTCCCATTCTTCCAGAGCACCGCCGCGTGGCCGGTGTTGATGATGACCTGCGTGGTGATCGTACTGGGGATCTATGTGCCGTTCTCGCCGCTGGGCACCCTGGTGGGCCTGCAACCGTTGCCGATGGCCTACTTCCCATGGCTGGTGGGCACCCTGCTCAGCTACTGCTGCGTGGCCCAACTGATGAAGACGATCTACATCCGCCGCTTCAAGCAGTGGTACTGA
- a CDS encoding DUF2493 domain-containing protein, translating to MRVLICAGRHYADTKMSRQVLDAYHRLRPVQVLIHGGNQFLGSDVEEWARELGIDVVRYPPNWQRHGKQAERQRNHFMLTDSRPDVVIALPGGDDTCELVCQAKASGISVLTVEN from the coding sequence ATGCGCGTCTTGATCTGTGCAGGTCGTCATTACGCCGACACCAAAATGTCCCGCCAGGTGCTGGACGCTTACCACCGCCTGCGCCCGGTGCAGGTATTGATCCACGGCGGCAACCAATTCCTTGGCAGTGACGTCGAGGAATGGGCGCGGGAACTGGGCATCGACGTAGTGCGCTACCCGCCCAATTGGCAACGCCACGGCAAGCAGGCTGAACGCCAGCGCAACCATTTCATGCTGACCGATAGCCGCCCCGACGTGGTCATCGCCCTGCCGGGCGGGGACGACACCTGCGAACTGGTCTGCCAGGCCAAAGCCAGCGGCATTTCGGTGCTGACCGTAGAAAACTGA
- a CDS encoding tellurite resistance TerB family protein produces MNTSDLLEQLLRAGQGSGASSGGLGGLLGGLLKGTSTGNASAGGGLGGLGGLLGGLGGMLGGAANGRPAQGRSSGMNYAALASLGMAAFQAYQAWQRQQANAPQQAFQTVDQLDGPAAEAHSHAVLRALIAAAKADGCIDEKEQQLISSELGRHTDDPQLKQWLETEVAKPLDAADFAEFASDPAVAAEVYLASVMLVDDQQDAERNYLDDLAGQLQIDPQLQLHLEQQAKA; encoded by the coding sequence TTACTCGAGCAACTCTTGCGTGCCGGGCAAGGGAGCGGTGCTTCTTCAGGCGGTTTGGGTGGGCTGCTCGGCGGCCTGTTGAAAGGCACCAGCACCGGCAATGCGTCGGCGGGTGGCGGTTTGGGTGGTTTAGGTGGTCTGCTGGGAGGCCTGGGCGGCATGTTGGGTGGTGCCGCCAATGGCCGTCCTGCCCAGGGGCGCTCTAGCGGCATGAATTACGCGGCGTTGGCATCCTTGGGCATGGCGGCCTTCCAGGCCTACCAAGCCTGGCAGCGCCAGCAAGCCAATGCGCCGCAGCAAGCCTTCCAGACCGTCGACCAGCTTGACGGCCCCGCCGCCGAGGCTCATAGCCATGCCGTATTACGCGCCTTGATCGCTGCCGCCAAAGCGGATGGGTGCATTGATGAAAAAGAGCAGCAACTGATTTCCAGTGAACTGGGCCGGCATACCGACGATCCGCAACTGAAGCAATGGCTTGAAACCGAAGTCGCCAAACCCCTGGATGCCGCGGATTTCGCCGAATTTGCCAGCGACCCTGCCGTGGCAGCGGAAGTCTATCTGGCCAGTGTGATGCTGGTGGATGATCAACAGGATGCCGAGCGCAATTACCTCGACGACCTGGCGGGGCAGCTGCAGATCGACCCGCAGTTGCAGCTGCACCTGGAACAACAGGCCAAGGCCTGA